In Streptomyces sp. DG2A-72, one genomic interval encodes:
- a CDS encoding DUF1697 domain-containing protein — translation MTTYAALLRGINVGGSRKVAMAELRTLMEGLGYDGVRTYLQSGQAVFSSGHGDAESLAAELTRAIEKHFGFGVDVIVRDHAYLKAVAEACPFPAADLEAKQLHVTYFSAPVDPDRFAEIDQAAYLPEEFRLGDRALYLYVPNGLGRSKLAEILSRPRFNKGLIATSRNWNTVVKLVEMTRGNDQ, via the coding sequence ATGACGACGTATGCGGCGCTGCTGCGCGGAATCAACGTGGGGGGCAGCAGGAAGGTCGCGATGGCCGAGCTGCGCACGCTCATGGAGGGCCTCGGCTACGACGGCGTACGCACCTATCTCCAGAGCGGCCAGGCCGTGTTCTCCAGCGGCCACGGCGACGCGGAATCCCTCGCCGCGGAGCTGACGCGGGCGATCGAGAAGCACTTCGGCTTCGGCGTCGACGTGATCGTGCGCGACCACGCCTATCTGAAGGCGGTCGCCGAGGCCTGTCCGTTCCCGGCCGCCGACCTCGAGGCCAAACAGCTGCACGTCACCTACTTCTCCGCGCCAGTCGACCCCGACCGCTTCGCCGAGATCGACCAGGCCGCCTATCTCCCCGAGGAGTTCCGGCTCGGCGACCGCGCGCTGTACCTGTACGTGCCGAACGGCCTCGGGCGCTCCAAGCTCGCCGAAATTCTGTCGCGCCCCCGGTTCAACAAGGGTTTGATCGCCACCAGCCGCAACTGGAACACCGTCGTCAAACTCGTGGAAATGACTCGTGGAAATGACCAGTGA
- a CDS encoding carbohydrate ABC transporter permease: MRGEGAAKRAPSTGRKRPAADHGAWFLVLPALIPILLLSVGPLLYGILLAFTDAQSGRTEPTEWIGTLNFRDLLHDTLFWESFRIGLVWAVGVTVPQFLLALGLALLLNQELRLRWLARALAIIPWAMPEVVVGVMWRLVYNPDAGILNETLRDLGLGDGRDWLSGLATALPAVIVVGVWAGMPQTTVALLAGLQNTPRELHEAATMDGAGPWRRFRTVTWPALRPVALAITALNFIWNFNAFALVYVLTSGGPGGRTRLPMLFAYEEAFRYGQFGYAAAMGCVMVAVISVLLAVFLAGRLRGGQDT; the protein is encoded by the coding sequence GTGCGAGGGGAGGGCGCGGCGAAACGCGCGCCGAGCACCGGCCGGAAACGCCCTGCCGCCGACCATGGCGCCTGGTTCCTGGTGTTACCCGCCTTGATCCCGATCCTCCTGCTGAGCGTCGGACCGCTGCTGTACGGGATCCTGCTGGCGTTCACCGACGCCCAGTCGGGCCGCACCGAGCCCACGGAGTGGATCGGCACGCTCAACTTCCGGGATCTGCTGCACGACACGCTGTTCTGGGAGTCGTTCCGGATCGGTCTTGTCTGGGCCGTCGGCGTGACCGTGCCGCAGTTCCTGCTCGCCCTCGGTCTCGCCCTGCTGCTCAACCAGGAGCTGCGCCTGAGATGGCTGGCCCGCGCGCTGGCGATCATCCCGTGGGCGATGCCCGAGGTGGTCGTCGGTGTCATGTGGCGGCTCGTCTACAACCCGGACGCGGGCATCCTCAACGAGACCCTGCGCGACCTGGGTCTCGGCGACGGCCGGGACTGGCTCAGCGGCCTGGCGACCGCCCTGCCCGCGGTGATCGTCGTCGGCGTCTGGGCGGGCATGCCGCAGACGACGGTCGCCCTGCTCGCCGGGCTGCAGAACACCCCGCGCGAACTCCACGAGGCGGCCACGATGGACGGCGCGGGCCCCTGGCGCCGGTTCCGTACGGTCACCTGGCCCGCCCTCAGACCGGTCGCGCTGGCGATCACCGCGCTCAACTTCATCTGGAACTTCAATGCGTTCGCGCTGGTCTATGTGCTGACCAGCGGCGGACCCGGCGGCCGCACCCGCCTGCCCATGCTGTTCGCCTACGAAGAGGCCTTCCGCTACGGGCAGTTCGGCTATGCGGCGGCGATGGGATGCGTGATGGTCGCGGTGATCTCGGTGCTCCTCGCCGTCTTCCTCGCCGGCCGTCTGAGGGGAGGACAGGACACATGA
- a CDS encoding gas vesicle protein GvpG has translation MGLLTGIFTLPLAPLRTTLWAAEQVQKVAEAEYYDPDPVRQALVDLERALLDGRIDEDEYDRREDELLDRLDEITARRRAP, from the coding sequence ATGGGCCTGCTGACCGGCATCTTCACCCTCCCGCTCGCGCCCCTGCGCACCACGCTCTGGGCCGCTGAACAGGTGCAGAAGGTCGCCGAGGCGGAGTACTACGACCCCGATCCCGTCCGGCAGGCGCTCGTCGACCTGGAACGGGCCCTGCTGGACGGGCGGATCGACGAGGACGAGTACGACCGCCGCGAGGACGAACTGCTGGACCGACTCGACGAGATCACCGCCAGGAGACGAGCCCCCTGA
- a CDS encoding sirohydrochlorin chelatase gives MNKKPVLLVIAHGSRDPRHAATVHALVRRVRSRRPGLRVETGFLDFNIPSVQGVLESLAAEGVQDVVAQPLLLTRAFHAKADIPAVLRDAPPRLRIRQAEVLGPSPLLLQALERRLYEAGLTPADKSSTGVVLASAGSTDPEAIAVIADIAREWWHTGWCAVRPAFASAALPRTEDAVRELRALGCKQVAVAPYVLAPGFLPDRIARGAHNADVLADVLGAAPEVAALVLSRFRAAASRGPARREVHGVGVSRPLAAGFRAVPGPG, from the coding sequence ATGAACAAGAAGCCGGTCCTTCTCGTCATCGCCCACGGCAGCCGCGATCCGCGGCACGCCGCGACCGTCCATGCCCTGGTGCGCCGGGTACGGTCGCGGCGGCCGGGGCTGCGCGTGGAGACCGGCTTCCTGGACTTCAACATCCCGTCCGTACAGGGCGTGTTGGAGTCCCTGGCGGCGGAGGGCGTCCAGGATGTGGTCGCCCAGCCGCTGCTGCTGACCCGCGCCTTTCACGCGAAGGCCGACATCCCCGCCGTACTGCGGGACGCCCCGCCGCGGCTGCGGATCCGCCAGGCGGAGGTGCTGGGCCCGTCCCCGCTGCTCCTCCAGGCGCTTGAACGGCGGTTGTACGAGGCGGGACTGACGCCCGCCGACAAGTCCTCGACCGGGGTCGTGCTGGCCTCGGCGGGGTCCACCGACCCGGAGGCGATCGCGGTGATCGCCGACATCGCGCGGGAGTGGTGGCACACCGGTTGGTGCGCCGTGCGACCCGCGTTCGCCTCCGCGGCCCTGCCCCGCACCGAGGACGCGGTGCGGGAGCTGCGGGCGCTCGGCTGTAAGCAGGTCGCTGTCGCACCCTATGTACTGGCACCGGGGTTCCTGCCGGACCGTATCGCGCGCGGCGCGCACAACGCGGACGTCCTCGCGGACGTGCTGGGCGCAGCGCCCGAGGTTGCCGCTCTGGTACTGAGCCGTTTCCGCGCCGCGGCGTCGCGCGGACCGGCGCGGCGCGAGGTGCATGGGGTGGGCGTCAGTCGGCCGTTGGCAGCAGGGTTCCGAGCGGTCCCAGGTCCAGGTTGA
- a CDS encoding gas vesicle protein — protein MSAPQAMRGAVVQLAELLGTTPEAVSALRPAQDGWTADVEVVELERVPDTMTVMATYRVTLDLQGQLLGYERIRRYARGQLDRGR, from the coding sequence GTGAGCGCCCCGCAGGCCATGCGCGGTGCAGTGGTCCAGCTCGCCGAGCTGCTCGGCACCACCCCGGAGGCCGTCTCCGCCCTCCGGCCGGCTCAGGACGGCTGGACGGCCGACGTGGAGGTCGTGGAGCTGGAGCGGGTCCCCGACACCATGACCGTCATGGCGACCTACCGGGTCACCCTGGACCTCCAGGGCCAACTCCTCGGCTACGAGCGGATACGCCGTTACGCCCGCGGCCAACTCGACCGAGGCCGCTAG
- a CDS encoding ABC transporter substrate-binding protein, with the protein MRTPWSGLRPRWIPALALALTLLLAGCTNDDVAEDGRITLRFQSLAWQEESVAANKELVAQWNASHPEVKVEYVQGSWDSVHDQLLTSFEGGEAPDIIHDASDDLADFAYGGYLADLTDLLPQRLKSDIPQRSWRTTTFGDGIYGVPFLQEPRVLIANATWLKESGVRIPTPENPWSWAEFWKVTEELSGDGKYGVAWPLKEPVSATLNLSLSTGGQLFHRNQDGKVTIRFGAADQVVPDTIHDQVNTDRSASPTTLGSGGSDTLPGFFGGKYAMVPLGFSYRQQIVQQAPKGFDWQVLPAPAGADGLAQGVSPQTLSVAEDSPHKKEAAEFIDFLLRPENMVRLALGDWMLPTGTQALKHPALHTAEHDWATGTALAAQLRSAPAQSVRGYPEWKDKVATPAFQEYYSGAVDLDDLRRRLEEDGNLVLARYQR; encoded by the coding sequence ATGCGCACCCCCTGGAGCGGTCTGCGGCCCCGATGGATCCCGGCCCTGGCGCTGGCCCTCACCCTGCTGCTCGCCGGCTGCACCAACGACGACGTGGCCGAGGACGGCCGTATCACTCTGCGCTTCCAGTCCCTCGCCTGGCAGGAGGAGTCCGTCGCCGCCAACAAGGAGCTGGTGGCGCAGTGGAACGCGTCCCATCCCGAGGTCAAGGTCGAGTATGTGCAGGGGAGTTGGGACAGCGTCCACGACCAGCTGCTGACCTCCTTCGAGGGCGGTGAGGCGCCGGACATCATCCACGACGCCTCGGACGACCTCGCGGACTTCGCGTACGGCGGCTATCTGGCCGACCTCACCGACCTGCTGCCGCAGCGGCTGAAGTCCGACATCCCGCAGCGCAGTTGGCGCACGACGACCTTCGGGGACGGGATCTACGGCGTGCCGTTCCTCCAGGAGCCCCGCGTGCTCATCGCCAACGCCACCTGGCTGAAGGAGTCCGGGGTGCGGATCCCCACGCCCGAAAACCCCTGGAGCTGGGCCGAGTTCTGGAAGGTCACCGAGGAGCTGAGCGGCGACGGGAAGTACGGCGTGGCCTGGCCGCTCAAGGAGCCCGTCTCCGCCACGCTCAACCTGTCCCTGTCCACCGGAGGACAGCTGTTCCACCGGAACCAGGACGGCAAGGTCACCATCCGCTTCGGGGCGGCCGACCAGGTGGTGCCCGACACCATTCATGACCAGGTCAACACCGACCGCAGCGCCTCGCCCACGACCCTCGGCAGCGGCGGCTCGGACACCCTGCCGGGATTCTTCGGCGGGAAGTACGCGATGGTCCCGCTCGGCTTCTCGTACCGCCAGCAGATCGTGCAGCAGGCTCCCAAGGGCTTCGACTGGCAGGTGCTGCCCGCCCCCGCCGGGGCCGACGGGCTCGCCCAGGGAGTCAGCCCGCAGACGCTGTCGGTCGCGGAGGACAGCCCGCACAAGAAGGAGGCCGCCGAGTTCATCGACTTCCTGCTCCGGCCGGAGAACATGGTCCGGCTGGCGCTGGGCGACTGGATGCTCCCCACCGGCACACAGGCACTGAAGCACCCCGCCCTGCACACGGCCGAGCACGACTGGGCCACCGGCACCGCCCTCGCCGCCCAGCTGCGCTCGGCACCCGCGCAGTCCGTCCGCGGCTATCCCGAGTGGAAGGACAAGGTGGCCACCCCGGCGTTCCAGGAGTACTACAGCGGGGCGGTCGACCTCGACGACCTGCGCAGACGCCTGGAGGAAGACGGCAATCTGGTGCTGGCGCGCTACCAACGCTGA
- a CDS encoding gas vesicle protein produces MTGTVTPHADRPVALIDLLDRLLQGGVVLTGDLILSIADVDLVRIDLRAVIAPAVTAMVADAARPVPQP; encoded by the coding sequence GTGACCGGCACCGTCACCCCCCACGCCGACCGTCCGGTCGCCCTCATCGACCTCCTCGACCGGCTCCTCCAGGGCGGCGTCGTCCTCACCGGCGACCTCATCCTGTCCATCGCGGACGTCGACCTGGTCCGCATCGACCTCCGGGCCGTCATCGCCCCCGCGGTCACCGCCATGGTCGCCGACGCGGCCCGTCCCGTCCCACAACCTTGA
- a CDS encoding carbohydrate ABC transporter permease has protein sequence MRTSQAARAGQYVALLAYLVFLAFPFLWLISTAFKPPRELGSLHPTWIPENPTLANFRQAFDEQPLLHAAFNSLVAALGAAVIAVLIATPMAYVMARHRTRLARAATGWVVVSQAFPLVLVIIPLFLVLKNLRLINSVPGLVLVYVVWALPFALWMLVGYVRAVPAELEEAAAVDGAGRLRTLVSVIAPLLAPGIVATALFAFITAWNEFFFALVLLKTPEKQTLPVVLTHFIGAEGVADLGPLAAAAFLATLPSLVVFAIIQRRITGGMLAGAVKS, from the coding sequence ATGAGGACCAGCCAGGCGGCCCGCGCGGGCCAGTACGTGGCGCTGCTCGCGTATCTCGTCTTCCTCGCCTTCCCCTTCCTCTGGCTGATCTCCACAGCGTTCAAACCGCCACGCGAGCTGGGCAGTCTGCACCCCACCTGGATCCCGGAGAACCCCACCCTGGCCAACTTCCGCCAGGCCTTCGACGAACAGCCGCTGCTGCACGCCGCGTTCAACTCCCTCGTCGCAGCGCTCGGGGCCGCGGTGATCGCCGTACTGATCGCGACACCGATGGCGTACGTCATGGCCCGGCACCGCACCCGGCTCGCGAGGGCCGCGACCGGCTGGGTGGTGGTCAGTCAGGCGTTTCCGCTGGTGCTGGTGATCATCCCGCTGTTCCTGGTGCTCAAGAATCTGCGGCTGATCAACTCCGTGCCCGGACTGGTCCTGGTGTACGTGGTGTGGGCGCTGCCGTTCGCGCTGTGGATGCTCGTGGGGTACGTACGCGCGGTGCCCGCCGAGTTGGAGGAGGCGGCGGCCGTCGACGGCGCCGGGCGGCTGCGCACCCTCGTCTCGGTGATCGCGCCGTTGCTCGCGCCGGGGATCGTGGCGACGGCGCTGTTCGCGTTCATCACCGCGTGGAACGAGTTCTTCTTCGCGCTGGTGCTGCTCAAGACACCGGAGAAACAGACGCTGCCGGTCGTGCTCACCCACTTCATCGGCGCGGAGGGCGTCGCCGACCTCGGCCCGCTCGCCGCCGCCGCGTTCCTCGCCACCCTGCCTTCGCTGGTCGTCTTCGCGATCATCCAGCGACGGATCACGGGCGGCATGCTCGCCGGGGCGGTGAAGAGCTGA
- a CDS encoding MMPL family transporter, producing the protein MGNGDIRVRGIAARAGGWSARHRWAAVGIWVLFVVLAMGLGSAAGRVDVKDSDQLKGETHTAATIIEDAGIDEPAGETVLIQSKDGGVKATDADFRAAVESVVKAVEGTGEVTDVTSPYETDTISKDGRSALVQFDMRGDAETAGERVEPVLKAVEDVQKDHGALRIEEIGSASMMKTFDDAFGDDFKKAEFSAVPVALGILLIAFGALVAALLPVLLAITAIMATMGLMGIVSHVMPMSETANSVMLLVGLAVGVDYCLFYLRREREEREAGRDAQTALRVAAATSGRAIIVSGVTVCVAMAGMLFTGLAEFEAMGLASLMVVAVAMVGSVTVLPALLSLLGSRVEKGRIPFLRRRQRKGGGSESRFWTAVLKGVLAKPLASVVVAAGVLLAIAAPAVGMKTQNLTLDQEFGDSLPIVQTYNRVNDAFPGGSEPAEVVVKADDINAPQVQAALTDFREQAISSGASRGPVDIKLHDAQNVAFVYVPLVGGSDLDKAGASLDKLRDEVRPATLGKVDGVEAPITGQVAGSKDFNDQLAGAVVPVFAFVVVFAFLLMLLCFRSLTIAITSIVLNLLSVGAAYGILVAVFQHGWGASLVGAEGVGAIITWLPLFLFVILFGLSMDYHVFVVSRIREARLRGRTTKDAITHGVVTTAGVVTSAAVIMVAVFAIFGTLSMQSMKQMGVGLAAAVLIDATIIRGVLLPAVMALLGERNWYLPKWLNRMPDLTHDEAPEAVTRGTPSRDDEGEPVRV; encoded by the coding sequence ATGGGGAACGGAGATATACGGGTGCGGGGCATCGCCGCCCGGGCAGGCGGCTGGAGCGCCCGGCACCGATGGGCTGCCGTCGGTATCTGGGTGCTGTTCGTCGTCCTGGCGATGGGGCTCGGGTCGGCCGCGGGCCGGGTCGACGTCAAGGACAGCGACCAGCTCAAGGGCGAGACACACACCGCCGCCACGATCATCGAGGACGCCGGGATCGACGAGCCGGCCGGTGAGACCGTCCTGATCCAGTCGAAGGACGGCGGCGTCAAGGCCACGGACGCCGACTTCCGGGCCGCGGTCGAGTCCGTGGTCAAGGCGGTCGAGGGAACCGGTGAGGTCACGGACGTGACGTCGCCGTACGAGACCGACACGATCTCGAAGGACGGCCGCAGCGCGCTCGTGCAGTTCGACATGCGCGGGGACGCGGAGACCGCGGGCGAGCGGGTCGAGCCGGTCCTGAAGGCCGTCGAGGACGTTCAGAAGGACCATGGGGCGCTGCGGATCGAGGAGATCGGCTCCGCCAGCATGATGAAGACGTTCGACGACGCGTTCGGGGACGACTTCAAGAAGGCCGAGTTCTCGGCGGTGCCGGTGGCCCTCGGCATTCTGCTGATCGCCTTCGGCGCGCTGGTCGCGGCGCTGCTGCCGGTACTGCTGGCGATCACCGCGATCATGGCGACGATGGGCCTGATGGGCATCGTCAGCCATGTGATGCCGATGAGTGAGACCGCCAACTCCGTGATGCTGCTGGTCGGTCTGGCCGTGGGCGTCGACTACTGCCTGTTCTATCTGCGCCGCGAGCGCGAGGAGCGGGAGGCCGGCCGGGACGCGCAGACCGCGCTGCGGGTGGCCGCCGCCACCAGTGGGCGCGCGATCATCGTCTCGGGTGTCACGGTGTGCGTGGCGATGGCGGGCATGCTGTTCACCGGGCTCGCCGAGTTCGAGGCGATGGGCCTGGCCTCGCTGATGGTCGTGGCCGTCGCCATGGTCGGCTCCGTGACCGTCCTGCCCGCGCTGCTGTCACTGCTCGGCTCGCGGGTGGAGAAGGGGCGGATTCCGTTCCTGCGCCGCCGTCAGCGCAAGGGTGGCGGCTCGGAGAGCCGGTTCTGGACCGCCGTCCTCAAGGGCGTGCTCGCGAAGCCCCTCGCCTCCGTCGTCGTGGCGGCCGGTGTACTGCTGGCGATCGCGGCTCCGGCGGTGGGCATGAAGACGCAGAACCTCACACTGGACCAGGAGTTCGGCGACTCGCTGCCGATCGTGCAGACGTACAACCGCGTCAACGACGCCTTCCCCGGCGGCTCCGAGCCGGCCGAGGTGGTCGTCAAGGCCGACGACATCAACGCTCCCCAGGTGCAGGCCGCGCTCACGGACTTCCGTGAGCAGGCGATCAGTTCGGGTGCCTCGCGCGGCCCGGTGGACATCAAGCTGCACGACGCGCAGAACGTCGCCTTCGTCTACGTCCCGCTGGTCGGCGGCTCCGACCTGGACAAGGCGGGCGCGAGCCTGGACAAGCTGCGCGACGAGGTACGGCCGGCCACGCTCGGGAAGGTCGACGGCGTCGAGGCGCCGATCACCGGACAGGTCGCCGGCTCGAAGGACTTCAACGACCAGCTGGCCGGAGCGGTCGTCCCGGTCTTCGCGTTCGTCGTGGTCTTCGCCTTCCTGCTGATGCTGCTGTGCTTCCGCTCGCTGACCATCGCGATCACCTCGATCGTGCTGAACCTGCTGTCGGTGGGTGCGGCGTACGGCATCCTCGTCGCCGTCTTCCAGCACGGCTGGGGCGCGTCCCTGGTGGGCGCGGAGGGCGTCGGCGCCATCATCACCTGGCTGCCGCTGTTCCTCTTCGTGATCCTTTTCGGCCTGTCGATGGACTACCACGTGTTCGTGGTCTCGCGAATCCGCGAGGCGCGACTGCGCGGCCGGACGACGAAGGACGCGATCACGCACGGTGTGGTCACCACGGCCGGTGTCGTCACCAGCGCCGCGGTCATCATGGTCGCCGTGTTCGCGATCTTCGGGACGCTGTCGATGCAGTCCATGAAGCAGATGGGCGTGGGCCTCGCGGCCGCGGTGCTCATCGACGCGACGATCATCCGGGGCGTGCTGCTCCCGGCGGTGATGGCGCTGCTGGGCGAGCGCAACTGGTATCTGCCGAAGTGGCTGAACCGGATGCCGGACCTCACGCACGACGAGGCGCCCGAGGCCGTGACGCGGGGAACGCCGTCGCGGGACGACGAGGGTGAGCCGGTGAGGGTCTGA
- a CDS encoding GvpL/GvpF family gas vesicle protein translates to MTDTDIVYVYAVLRRTPEAAEAVADLRGVAGEPIRLVESADGTQELAAAIGPVPAADFEEAPLKAGLEDLDWLESAARAHHAVVAALVGCGAAVLPLRLATVYRDEDRVRQALDERGDDFLSLLDRLTGHVELGLKIYAAPDTAPPDPDLDPDPDTEPAPASGLGAGRAYLAVRRRRWRTAEDARQAATEAATRLTETAAALAVDRVAHRPQRGDLAGSASGTNVSNDAYLVHADHVDQFRTGVRRAAERLPGVHVEVTGPWAPYSFALQPEPVP, encoded by the coding sequence ATGACCGACACGGACATCGTCTATGTCTACGCCGTACTGCGCCGCACCCCTGAGGCCGCCGAGGCCGTGGCGGACCTGCGGGGGGTCGCCGGCGAACCGATACGCCTGGTGGAGTCCGCGGACGGCACTCAGGAACTCGCCGCCGCCATCGGCCCCGTCCCGGCTGCGGACTTCGAGGAGGCGCCCCTCAAGGCCGGTCTGGAGGACCTGGACTGGCTGGAATCCGCGGCCCGCGCCCACCACGCCGTCGTCGCCGCACTCGTCGGGTGCGGCGCCGCCGTGCTGCCGCTGCGCCTGGCCACCGTGTACCGCGACGAGGACCGGGTGCGGCAGGCCCTCGACGAGCGCGGCGACGACTTCCTGTCCCTGCTGGACCGCCTCACCGGCCATGTGGAACTCGGGCTCAAGATCTACGCCGCTCCGGACACCGCACCGCCCGACCCCGACCTCGACCCCGACCCCGACACTGAACCTGCCCCGGCCTCAGGCCTCGGCGCCGGCCGCGCCTACCTGGCCGTACGGCGCCGCCGATGGCGTACGGCCGAGGACGCCCGGCAGGCGGCCACCGAGGCAGCCACCCGCCTCACCGAGACGGCCGCCGCCCTCGCCGTCGACCGCGTCGCCCACCGCCCCCAACGCGGTGACCTCGCCGGTTCGGCCTCCGGCACCAACGTCAGCAACGACGCCTACCTCGTTCACGCCGACCACGTCGACCAGTTCCGTACCGGTGTGCGGAGAGCCGCCGAGAGACTCCCCGGCGTCCATGTGGAAGTCACCGGACCCTGGGCGCCGTACTCCTTCGCCCTCCAGCCGGAGCCCGTTCCGTGA
- a CDS encoding DUF4440 domain-containing protein, producing the protein MTENDSVVNVAIEGELRLLDPEVRRSPELLGALLHPDFHEFGASGRVWDRASVIASPAATTEPGARPIGTSRMKGVQLAPDLVHLTFDTDNNGRRAHRSSLWRLTHRGWLLYFHQGTPFSAEEG; encoded by the coding sequence GTGACTGAGAACGATTCCGTCGTGAACGTGGCCATCGAGGGCGAGTTGAGGCTGCTTGACCCGGAAGTCCGCCGCTCGCCCGAACTGCTCGGGGCACTGCTGCACCCCGACTTCCACGAGTTCGGCGCTTCCGGCCGGGTCTGGGACCGGGCCTCGGTCATCGCCTCGCCGGCCGCGACGACCGAGCCCGGCGCCCGGCCGATCGGCACCTCTCGTATGAAGGGCGTCCAGCTCGCGCCCGACCTCGTCCACCTCACCTTCGACACGGACAACAACGGCCGCCGCGCACACCGCAGTTCCCTGTGGCGGCTCACCCACAGGGGCTGGCTGCTCTACTTCCACCAGGGGACACCGTTCAGCGCCGAGGAAGGCTGA
- a CDS encoding gas vesicle protein translates to MTQPVAAAFTGPPRPPSPYDPGPGGQTANLADILERVLDKGVVIAGDIRINLLDIELLTIKLRLLVVSVDKAKEMGIDWWEHDPSLSSGANRAGRPGRSLAGETSPPPADDPARALAEENERLRAEIAELRVDSAADRRLQP, encoded by the coding sequence ATGACACAACCGGTAGCAGCCGCATTCACCGGGCCGCCCCGCCCGCCGTCCCCGTACGACCCCGGGCCCGGCGGCCAGACCGCCAACCTCGCCGACATCCTCGAACGTGTCCTCGACAAGGGCGTGGTGATCGCGGGCGACATCCGCATCAACCTGCTCGACATCGAGCTGCTCACCATCAAGCTGCGGCTGCTCGTCGTCTCCGTCGACAAGGCGAAGGAGATGGGCATCGACTGGTGGGAACACGACCCCTCCCTCTCCTCCGGAGCCAACCGCGCCGGCCGCCCCGGCCGGTCCCTCGCCGGGGAGACGAGCCCGCCGCCCGCCGACGACCCGGCCCGGGCCCTGGCAGAGGAGAACGAACGCCTGCGCGCCGAGATCGCGGAGCTGCGGGTGGACAGCGCGGCCGACAGGAGACTCCAGCCATGA
- a CDS encoding GvpL/GvpF family gas vesicle protein, with the protein MYVYAIAGSDHPLRLNSLRPVGGSDAPLRAVVHGPLAAVVSPAPPDLRPKRRDLAAHQALQERLMADGAVLPMRFGLLAPDDTALRAALEEKGEEYIRRLAELHGATEFNLKAARSQDDLLREILHESEEARRLNQRTREGNGTHEDRVALGELVARQIDARQRRLADQVVEQLSGLARARVVAAPSKDAFLNASFLVDRARAHEFAHAGLRLARDYGEGYDFRLRGPLPPYSFAA; encoded by the coding sequence CTGTACGTCTACGCCATCGCGGGCTCCGACCATCCCCTGCGCCTCAACAGCCTGCGCCCGGTCGGCGGGTCCGACGCCCCGCTGCGCGCGGTGGTCCACGGCCCGCTCGCCGCCGTCGTCAGCCCCGCACCCCCGGACCTGCGTCCCAAACGCCGTGACCTGGCCGCCCACCAGGCACTCCAGGAACGGTTGATGGCCGACGGAGCGGTCCTTCCCATGAGGTTCGGTCTGCTCGCCCCCGACGACACCGCCCTGCGGGCAGCCCTGGAGGAGAAGGGCGAGGAGTACATCCGCAGGCTCGCCGAGCTGCACGGCGCCACCGAGTTCAACCTCAAGGCCGCCCGTTCCCAGGACGACCTCCTGCGCGAGATTCTCCACGAGTCCGAGGAGGCCCGTCGGCTCAACCAGCGCACACGCGAAGGCAACGGCACACACGAGGACCGCGTCGCCCTCGGCGAGCTGGTGGCCCGCCAGATCGACGCCCGGCAGCGGCGGCTGGCCGACCAGGTCGTCGAGCAGCTGTCCGGACTGGCCCGCGCCCGGGTCGTGGCCGCCCCGTCGAAGGACGCCTTCCTCAACGCCTCGTTCCTCGTCGACCGCGCCCGTGCCCACGAGTTCGCCCACGCCGGCCTGCGGCTGGCGCGCGACTACGGCGAGGGCTACGACTTCCGGCTGCGCGGTCCCCTGCCGCCGTACAGCTTCGCCGCCTGA
- the gvpJ gene encoding gas vesicle protein GvpJ, whose translation MTQTAGTQPASTSSGSGTAGLYDILELILDRGLVIDVFVRVSLVGIEILKIDVRIVIASVDTYLRFAEACNRLDLESGRKAPDKLTDIVGNLVESGASGATGGAIGGAISGAADAIGDLFDRDKQEDR comes from the coding sequence ATGACGCAGACCGCGGGGACGCAACCCGCCAGCACCTCCAGCGGTTCGGGGACCGCCGGACTCTACGACATCCTCGAACTGATCCTGGACCGCGGGCTCGTCATCGACGTGTTCGTCCGTGTCTCGCTGGTCGGCATCGAGATCCTCAAGATCGACGTACGGATCGTCATCGCGAGCGTCGACACCTACCTCCGCTTCGCCGAGGCCTGCAACCGCCTCGACCTGGAGTCCGGTCGCAAGGCCCCCGACAAGCTCACCGACATCGTCGGCAACCTGGTCGAGAGCGGCGCCAGCGGCGCGACCGGCGGCGCCATCGGCGGCGCCATCAGTGGTGCGGCCGACGCGATCGGCGACCTCTTCGACCGCGACAAGCAGGAGGACCGGTGA